The following are encoded in a window of Amycolatopsis lexingtonensis genomic DNA:
- a CDS encoding ferritin-like domain-containing protein: protein MFGKRYTRQLIERSAENATDRRRFLKAAGAAGLGVAGAGALGTALSLGLGSAGATQQYGAQGGDAAKEAASDAAVLNFALNLEYLEANLYSFAVYGYGLNEKYVNGIGNLGKVSGGHAVKFKSEHTKQIVQEIAGDEVAHVTFLRKALDKAAVAQPEIDFQNSFTAAMQAAGLIKEGQTFDPFASENNFLLAAYLFEDVGVSAYKGAAPLVNNKTFLDAAAGILAVEAYHAGIVRGQLFERGLGDVTNKISDARDSLDGKADDDEGVLKDGKANLVPADANGIAFGRSADRVLNIAYLNPDKVSSGGFFPRGLNGDIATSGAKE from the coding sequence GTGTTCGGAAAACGCTACACACGGCAGCTGATCGAGCGCAGCGCGGAGAACGCGACCGACCGCCGCCGCTTCCTCAAGGCTGCGGGAGCGGCGGGGCTCGGCGTCGCGGGCGCCGGCGCGCTCGGCACAGCGCTGTCGCTGGGGCTCGGCTCGGCCGGTGCCACGCAGCAGTACGGCGCGCAGGGCGGCGACGCCGCGAAGGAGGCGGCGAGCGACGCCGCCGTGCTGAACTTCGCGCTCAACCTGGAGTACCTGGAGGCGAACCTCTACTCGTTCGCCGTCTACGGCTACGGGCTGAACGAGAAGTACGTCAACGGCATCGGCAACCTCGGCAAGGTCTCCGGCGGGCACGCCGTCAAGTTCAAGAGCGAGCACACCAAGCAGATCGTCCAGGAGATCGCCGGCGACGAGGTCGCGCACGTGACCTTCCTGCGCAAGGCCCTCGACAAGGCGGCCGTCGCGCAGCCGGAGATCGACTTCCAGAACAGCTTCACCGCCGCCATGCAGGCCGCGGGGCTGATCAAGGAAGGCCAGACGTTCGACCCGTTCGCGAGCGAGAACAACTTCCTGCTGGCCGCGTACCTGTTCGAAGACGTCGGCGTGTCCGCCTACAAGGGCGCGGCGCCGCTGGTGAACAACAAAACGTTCCTCGACGCGGCGGCGGGCATCCTCGCGGTCGAGGCCTACCACGCGGGCATCGTGCGCGGGCAGCTGTTCGAACGCGGCCTCGGCGACGTCACGAACAAGATCTCCGACGCCCGCGACAGCCTCGACGGCAAGGCCGACGACGACGAAGGCGTGCTCAAGGACGGCAAGGCGAACCTCGTGCCGGCGGACGCGAACGGCATCGCGTTCGGCCGGTCCGCCGACCGCGTGCTCAACATCGCCTACCTCAACCCGGACAAGGTGTCCTCGGGCGGCTTCTTCCCGCGCGGCCTCAACGGCGACATCGCCACCAGTGGCGCCAAGGAGTGA